One Chloroflexota bacterium genomic window, GTAGTCATCGACGACCGCGACGCCGGCGGCGATTCCGATCAGCTCGAAGCGTCGGCGCGTGCCGCGAAATTCCGCCAGGGCCTCCTGGATCGCGGACCACGGCACCCTGAGATGGCTCGCGGTGGCGACCGCAGCGGCCACGTTTACCGCGTTGTGGGAGCCAACAAGCGCGACCTCGGCATCGTGCCCCGCACCGTCTGGCCCCCGAAGGGTGATCCGGCTTCGCTGTCGGTCGACCGGGTCCCACGTCGTCACTCGCCAATCGGCGTCATCGGCGAGCCCGTAGGTGATGCGGGTCCCGTGGCACGGGAGATCCCGGGCCACCGGATCGTCGCAGCACACGATCATCGCGCCGCCGGGACGGACGCGCTCGACGAACGAGAGGAAGGCGTCGACGACGTGCTGGAAGCTCCCGAAGTAGTCGAGGTGGTCCGGCTCGACGCTTGTGACGATCGCGATCTCCGGATCATAGTCGAGGAATCGCCGATCGAACTCGTCTGCCTCCGCGACGAGCCATTCGCCCTGACCACGCCGGCCGAACAGGCCGAAGTTCAGCAGCTCCGACCCGACATGGAACGTTGGGTCGAGCCCGGCTCGATCCAGGATGAAGGCGATGAGCGCTGAGGTCGTGGTCTTGCCGTGCGTTCCGGCCACAGCTACGCCTCGGCGTTCCCGCATGAGGCTCCCCAGGGCGGCGGAATGCTTCACCGTCCGGATCCCTCGCGCTCGGGCAATGGCCAGCTCTGGATTGTCCTCCGGGACCGCGGACGACGCCACGACGATGTCAACATCGCCCACGTGCTCGGCGCGGTGGCCGAAGAAGATGCGAGCCCCCAGCGACCGGAGCGGCCCCATGGCCTGATTGGTGGCGAGATCGGATCCAGTGACGTCGATCCCCATTTGGAGCAAGATCGTTGCCAGAGGCGTCATCGCCGTGCCGCCGATTCCGACGAGATGGGCGCGCCGAACTTCGCTGATCTTCG contains:
- the murC gene encoding UDP-N-acetylmuramate--L-alanine ligase translates to MGDRAPLTKISEVRRAHLVGIGGTAMTPLATILLQMGIDVTGSDLATNQAMGPLRSLGARIFFGHRAEHVGDVDIVVASSAVPEDNPELAIARARGIRTVKHSAALGSLMRERRGVAVAGTHGKTTTSALIAFILDRAGLDPTFHVGSELLNFGLFGRRGQGEWLVAEADEFDRRFLDYDPEIAIVTSVEPDHLDYFGSFQHVVDAFLSFVERVRPGGAMIVCCDDPVARDLPCHGTRITYGLADDADWRVTTWDPVDRQRSRITLRGPDGAGHDAEVALVGSHNAVNVAAAVATASHLRVPWSAIQEALAEFRGTRRRFELIGIAAGVAVVDDYAHHPTAIRATLAAARAHYRSPIWAIFQPHTAHRTMSLFDAFAGSFGDADHVILAPTYRPAGREANEDDPTVRSLAQVMNHPDAAVLSANKAVERVVTAAQPGDLVLVMGAGDIWTIAEPILEGLRTR